In Macadamia integrifolia cultivar HAES 741 chromosome 5, SCU_Mint_v3, whole genome shotgun sequence, a single window of DNA contains:
- the LOC122077740 gene encoding LOW QUALITY PROTEIN: endoglucanase 8-like (The sequence of the model RefSeq protein was modified relative to this genomic sequence to represent the inferred CDS: inserted 1 base in 1 codon; deleted 2 bases in 1 codon) gives MAPNTRRSPLSFPTLCLLLLAVSHPPATASGGHDYYDALXKSILFFEGQRSGKLPPDQRLKWRRDSALRDGASVGLDLTGGYYDAGDNIKFGFPMAFTTTLLSWSIIDFGKNMGPELNNAVKSIKWATDYLLKVTTVPETVYVQVGDALSDHNCWERPEDMDTLRTAFKVDRAHPGSDVAGETAAALAAASIVFRSRDPGYSHLLLNRAVKVFEFADKYRGAYSTSLKHVVCPFYCDVNGYQDELLWGAAWLHKASRRREYREYIVRNEVVLHAGDTINEFGWDNKHAGINVLISKEVLMGNADYFNNFKHNADAFICSLLPGISHPQVQYSPGGLIFKAGGSNMQHVTSLSFLLLAYSNYLSHSNRVVPCGGTSANSVQLKRLAQLQVDYILGDNPVRMSYMVGYGARYPQRIHHRGSSLPSVGAHPAHIGCKEGSRYYLSPNPNPNVLVGAVVGGPNSTDAFPDSRSYFQESEPTTYINAPLVGLLAYFSAHP, from the exons ATGGCGCCAAACACTCGCCGGTCTCCGCTTTCTTTCCCGACACTCTGCCTGCTCTTACTGGCGGTGTCTCATCCTCCT GCTACTGCCTCCGGTGGCCATGACTACTACGACGCTT CTAAGAGCATTCTCTTCTTTGAAGGCCAACGCTCTGGTAAGCTCCCTCCAGATCAGCGCCTCAAGTGGCGCCGCGATTCCGCTCTCAGAGACGGCGCTTCCGTTGGG CTCGACCTCACCGGTGGTTACTACGACGCTGGCGATAACATCAAGTTCGGTTTTCCGATGGCTTTCACGACAACATTGCTGTCATGGAGCATTATCGATTTCGGCAAGAATATGGGTCCAGAGCTGAATAACGCTGTCAAGTCCATTAAGTGGGCGACAGATTATCTCTTGAAGGTAACGACAGTGCCGGAAACCGTTTACGTCCAGGTAGGCGACGCACTCTCCGATCACAACTGTTGGGAACGGCCGGAGGATATGGACACTCTCCGCACAGCTTTTAAGGTCGACCGGGCCCACCCCGGATCCGATGTGGCAGGTGAAACTGCCGCTGCTTTAGCTGCTGCTTCCATCGTGTTCCGATCACGTGACCCTGGGTACTCCCATCTCCTTCTCAACAGAGCCGTTAAG GTGTTCGAGTTTGCTGACAAGTACCGAGGTGCGTACAGTACAAGCTTGAAGCATGTAGTGTGCCCTTTCTACTGTGATGTGAATGGGTACCAG GATGAGTTGCTTTGGGGAGCTGCATGGTTGCACAAGGCATCAAGGAGGCGCGAATACAGAGAATACATAGTGAGGAACGAGGTGGTCTTGCACGCAGGGGATACCATTAATGAGTTTGGTTGGGATAATAAGCACGCCGGGATTAACGTCCTCATTTCCAAG GAAGTATTAATGGGGAATGCTGATTATTTTAATAACTTCAAGCACAACGCTGATGCCTTCATCTGTTCGCTTTTGCCTGGAATTTCTCATCCTCAAGTCCAATATTCTCcag GTGGGCTTATCTTCAAAGCTGGTGGCAGTAACATGCAACATGTAACGTCGCTGTCTTTCCTATTATTAGCCTACTCTAATTACCTAAGCCACTCCAATAGGGTTGTGCCATGTGGTGGCACGTCTGCCAACTCAGTTCAGCTCAAGCGCTTGGCTCAACTTCAG GTGGATTACATTCTCGGCGATAATCCGGTAAGGATGTCGTACATGGTGGGATACGGCGCACGTTATCCACAACGGATTCATCATCGTGGAAGCTCGCTTCCTTCTGTGGGGGCCCATCCAGCCCACATTGGTTGCAAAGAAGGCTCACGCTACTACCTGAGTCCCAATCCCAACCCTAACGTGCTTGTAGGAGCAGTCGTTGGTGGGCCCAACAGCACCGATGCTTTTCCGGATTCAAGGTCATATTTCCAAGAGTCTGAGCCCACTACGTACATCAATGCACCATTGGTGGGGCTTTTAGCTTACTTTTCGGCCCATCCGTGA
- the LOC122079212 gene encoding 21 kDa protein-like: MATKAITMSTGLLLLLLLVPAISASAPGNFIRTNCATTLDPAFCFSTLARHVREIRGSPANLARVAINISFADARDVAALISKLSLKPNDDPTNAALQDCTSAYGDAIDQMKRSISEILNLNSNSKDFQLHISNVQTWMSAALTNQDTCADGTEDMGDSVFSNRVVNGKKLTSIALAMINKFAQSAQPKA, translated from the coding sequence ATGGCTACCAAAGCAATAACAATGTCCACAggcttgcttcttcttcttcttcttgtaccGGCAATCTCCGCCTCCGCCCCCGGCAATTTCATCCGTACCAACTGCGCCACAACCTTGGACCCTGCCTTCTGCTTCTCCACCCTCGCCCGCCACGTCAGGGAGATCAGAGGAAGCCCAGCCAATCTCGCTCGTGTCGCCATCAATATCAGTTTCGCTGATGCTCGTGACGTTGCCGCTCTCATTTCGAAACTCTCACTCAAACCCAATGACGATCCCACCAACGCGGCTCTACAGGACTGCACTAGCGCCTATGGTGACGCTATTGATCAGATGAAACGCTCGATCAGCGAAATCCTCAACCTCAACTCCAACTCCAAGGATTTCCAGCTCCATATAAGCAACGTGCAGACGTGGATGAGCGCAGCACTTACCAATCAGGATACATGTGCGGACGGGACTGAAGACATGGGAGATTCGGTTTTCAGTAATCGGGTGGTGAACGGCAAGAAATTGACTAGCATTGCCCTAGCCATGATCAATAAGTTTGCTCAATCGGCACAACCTAAGGCTTGA